A genomic window from Leptolyngbya sp. BL0902 includes:
- a CDS encoding LOG family protein, which yields MVATPSNLPANIQADMEVLFDHLPSMEHGKLIRQVLETILRMMGRESERLDWKILNYALLDMEQGFQMFHPYRHTRKVTIFGSARMGADNPDYLLAQQFAEQVTQLGFMVMTGAGGGIMEAGNAGAGPENSFGLNIQLPFEQGANPVMTDNPKLVNFKYFFTRKLFFIRESDALVLFPGGFGTQDEGFESLTLIQTGKADPMPVVLMDHPGGNYWKDWDAYIRKHLMARGLISPDDPSLYTITDNVDDACHAISSFYRVYHSCRYVGDRLVLRLKGDLPDAAVALLNEEYGDILSKGHIEKTAALPEEKNDETISLPRLAMHFNHRDFGKLHQFIRRLNDLGDSRPELEHPEQK from the coding sequence ATGGTTGCTACCCCCTCGAATCTTCCGGCCAACATCCAGGCAGACATGGAGGTGCTGTTCGACCACCTCCCTTCCATGGAGCATGGCAAACTGATTCGGCAGGTGCTAGAAACCATTCTGCGGATGATGGGGCGCGAGTCGGAGCGGCTGGACTGGAAGATTTTGAACTATGCCCTGCTGGATATGGAGCAGGGCTTCCAGATGTTCCATCCCTATCGTCATACTCGCAAGGTGACGATTTTTGGTTCTGCCCGCATGGGGGCCGATAACCCCGACTACCTCCTCGCTCAGCAGTTTGCAGAGCAGGTGACGCAACTGGGCTTTATGGTGATGACCGGAGCCGGGGGCGGCATTATGGAAGCGGGCAATGCCGGGGCAGGGCCAGAAAATTCCTTTGGCCTCAACATTCAGCTCCCCTTCGAGCAGGGGGCCAACCCGGTGATGACCGACAATCCCAAGCTGGTGAACTTCAAGTATTTCTTCACCCGAAAGCTATTTTTCATCCGCGAAAGCGATGCTCTGGTGCTGTTTCCCGGCGGCTTTGGCACCCAGGATGAGGGCTTTGAGTCTCTGACGCTGATTCAGACCGGGAAAGCCGACCCCATGCCCGTGGTGCTGATGGATCACCCCGGCGGCAACTACTGGAAAGACTGGGATGCCTACATTCGCAAACACCTGATGGCGCGGGGGCTGATTAGCCCCGACGACCCCAGCCTCTACACCATCACCGACAACGTAGACGACGCCTGCCACGCCATCAGCAGTTTTTACCGGGTCTACCACTCCTGCCGCTATGTGGGAGATCGCTTGGTGTTGCGGCTGAAGGGCGATCTCCCCGACGCGGCGGTGGCCTTGCTGAACGAAGAGTATGGCGACATTCTCTCCAAGGGCCACATTGAAAAAACTGCTGCTCTGCCCGAAGAAAAGAACGATGAAACCATTTCTCTGCCGCGCCTGGCGATGCACTTCAACCATCGAGACTTTGGCAAACTGCACCAATTTATTCGCCGCTTGAACGACCTGGGCGACAGCCGCCCTGAACTAGAGCATCCAGAGCAGAAATAG
- a CDS encoding sll0787 family AIR synthase-like protein produces MLTELIDQVRPALGLQQKQDIQLAARHLGRFAYSDQTAEPILLGDDCAAIADGDGYLLLAAEGLWPPLVETDPWFAGWCAVLVNVSDIYAMGGRPLAVVDALWSASSEQADLLWQGMIAASKAFNVPIVGGHSNCHSPYGALSVAILGRATHLISSFTAQPGHVLVLATQLTGRLHPQYPFWDAATQADPADLRRQLAVLPAIAQQGLCQTGKDVSMGGILGTAMMLLETSGCGAVIDVPTIPRPPSVPLTQWLRCFPSYGFLLSVAPEHLAALQHCFQPEGITCEAIGYITDAPQLILKSGAEMAVFWDFSTEGLTGFSPE; encoded by the coding sequence ATGTTGACGGAGTTGATTGATCAGGTGCGGCCCGCCCTGGGATTACAACAGAAACAAGATATTCAACTGGCGGCTCGCCACCTGGGTCGTTTTGCGTATTCTGACCAAACCGCCGAGCCTATTTTGTTGGGCGATGACTGTGCCGCCATTGCCGATGGAGATGGCTACCTGTTGCTGGCGGCAGAGGGGTTGTGGCCGCCCCTGGTGGAAACCGATCCTTGGTTTGCGGGCTGGTGCGCTGTGTTGGTCAATGTCAGCGACATCTATGCCATGGGGGGTCGCCCCCTGGCCGTTGTGGACGCCCTCTGGAGTGCTTCCAGCGAGCAGGCGGATCTACTCTGGCAGGGAATGATTGCGGCCTCGAAGGCGTTTAATGTGCCGATTGTGGGAGGGCACAGCAATTGCCATAGTCCCTATGGGGCCTTGTCGGTGGCCATTTTAGGACGGGCGACCCATCTTATCTCCAGCTTTACCGCTCAACCCGGCCATGTGCTGGTGCTAGCTACTCAGTTGACTGGGCGCTTGCACCCCCAGTATCCCTTTTGGGATGCGGCGACCCAGGCTGATCCGGCGGATTTACGGCGACAACTGGCCGTGTTGCCAGCCATCGCGCAACAGGGACTATGCCAGACCGGGAAGGATGTCAGCATGGGCGGTATTTTGGGGACGGCTATGATGTTGCTGGAAACGTCGGGGTGTGGTGCCGTGATCGATGTGCCGACGATTCCCCGACCGCCATCGGTGCCGTTGACCCAATGGTTGCGCTGTTTTCCCAGCTATGGCTTTTTGCTAAGTGTGGCTCCAGAACATTTAGCGGCCCTACAGCACTGCTTTCAGCCAGAGGGCATTACCTGTGAAGCCATTGGTTACATCACGGATGCTCCCCAATTGATCCTTAAATCTGGCGCGGAAATGGCGGTCTTTTGGGACTTTTCAACCGAGGGGCTAACGGGGTTTTCTCCTGAGTGA
- a CDS encoding potassium channel family protein: protein MNLSSLSFLRKMRSPTRQFAVIGLGRFGRAVCTTLNSLGYEVLAADEDERRVSQALTDQIAAHAVQLDTTQPTALKESGITEFDTVIVAIGNYVEESIITTLNLKEAGVKNVVAKASSEIHGKLLDRVGADHVVFPEHEMGCELARSLTTPGILDRFEIDPDHSIAEIIVPPAFDQKTIIDLDLRNRYELTLLAVSQDQQPDKFEINPSPVTRLKAGGLMVVIGSNKGLERLPV, encoded by the coding sequence GTGAACCTGTCATCGCTGAGCTTTCTACGCAAAATGCGCTCCCCCACTCGCCAGTTTGCGGTGATTGGGCTGGGGCGCTTTGGTCGGGCGGTGTGTACCACCCTCAACAGTTTGGGCTATGAAGTGCTCGCCGCCGACGAGGACGAACGCCGCGTTAGCCAAGCTCTGACCGACCAGATTGCTGCCCACGCCGTGCAGCTAGACACCACCCAGCCCACGGCCCTCAAGGAGTCGGGCATCACCGAGTTCGACACGGTGATTGTGGCCATCGGCAACTATGTGGAAGAAAGCATTATCACCACCCTGAACCTGAAGGAGGCCGGGGTAAAGAACGTGGTGGCTAAGGCGTCTTCGGAAATCCACGGCAAGCTGCTGGATCGCGTCGGGGCTGACCATGTGGTGTTTCCAGAGCATGAGATGGGCTGCGAACTGGCGCGATCCTTGACGACACCAGGAATTTTGGATCGCTTTGAGATTGACCCCGACCACAGCATCGCCGAAATCATTGTGCCCCCAGCCTTTGACCAAAAAACCATCATCGACCTCGACCTTCGCAACCGCTACGAACTCACCCTGCTGGCGGTGAGCCAAGACCAACAGCCCGATAAGTTTGAAATCAACCCCAGCCCCGTCACTCGGCTGAAGGCGGGCGGGCTGATGGTGGTGATTGGCAGCAATAAGGGGCTAGAGCGGTTGCCTGTGTAG
- the minC gene encoding septum site-determining protein MinC yields the protein MPDFSETFSNDAADTFSGNLPSDFPRNLAEEDSGNVPSDGFGDLSSGAADNLSNDPSSDGFDSDLSNDDFDNGPESSLEMPTIPTLDAAPPPLDYAQTYLKSDGQRLWLALPPDTNAEGEAIPWAAVLQQLRQRLEGTTTDREPQTEVGLQGGDRLLDVRQLQTLAETLNEFALELKRVVTSRRQTALAAVTAGYSVEQLAAVDHLVQTPPQAGRPQADPLYLQTTVRSGVDIRHPGTIVILGDTNPGSALLADGDVIVWGRLRGMAHAGFSGDRSRRIMALQMRPTQLRIADLMARPPEDGPTEDWPEVAYVGTEAIRIARAQDFAKAQLIPGGLGFEDT from the coding sequence ATGCCCGACTTTTCTGAGACCTTTTCCAACGATGCTGCCGATACGTTTTCCGGCAACCTCCCTAGCGATTTTCCCCGCAACCTCGCTGAGGAGGATTCCGGCAACGTTCCTAGCGATGGGTTCGGCGATCTCTCCAGTGGCGCTGCCGATAACCTCTCCAACGATCCATCCAGCGACGGGTTTGACAGCGATCTGTCCAACGACGACTTCGACAATGGGCCTGAGTCTTCCCTTGAGATGCCGACGATTCCTACCCTGGACGCCGCTCCACCGCCCTTGGACTACGCCCAAACCTATCTGAAAAGCGACGGTCAGCGCCTCTGGTTAGCCCTACCGCCCGATACCAATGCCGAGGGGGAGGCTATTCCTTGGGCGGCGGTGCTACAACAACTGCGCCAGCGCCTAGAGGGCACCACAACGGATCGAGAACCCCAAACCGAAGTGGGCCTGCAAGGGGGAGATCGCCTGCTGGATGTGCGCCAACTGCAAACCCTCGCCGAGACCCTGAATGAGTTTGCCCTAGAGCTAAAGCGGGTCGTCACCAGTCGGCGGCAAACGGCCCTGGCGGCGGTTACGGCTGGCTATTCCGTGGAGCAACTGGCGGCGGTGGATCACCTCGTCCAAACCCCTCCCCAGGCCGGACGCCCCCAGGCCGACCCCCTCTATCTACAAACCACGGTGAGATCCGGCGTAGACATTCGCCACCCCGGCACCATTGTGATTTTGGGCGACACCAATCCTGGCAGCGCCCTCCTAGCCGATGGCGATGTGATTGTGTGGGGGCGGCTGCGGGGCATGGCCCATGCAGGCTTTAGCGGCGACCGTAGCCGTCGCATCATGGCCCTCCAAATGCGGCCTACCCAGCTTCGGATTGCCGACCTGATGGCCCGCCCCCCCGAAGACGGCCCCACGGAGGACTGGCCCGAAGTCGCCTACGTCGGCACCGAGGCCATCCGCATTGCCCGCGCCCAAGACTTTGCCAAAGCTCAGCTCATCCCCGGTGGCCTAGGGTTTGAGGACACCTAG
- the trxA gene encoding thioredoxin: MAAAQVTDSTFKQEVLESTVPVLVDFWAPWCGPCRMVAPVVEEIADQYDGKVKVVKVNTDENPRVASDYGIRSIPTLMIFKEGQRVDMVVGAVPKTTLANTLEKYL, translated from the coding sequence ATGGCAGCCGCTCAGGTCACAGATTCTACGTTTAAGCAAGAAGTCCTCGAAAGTACCGTCCCCGTTCTGGTGGATTTTTGGGCACCCTGGTGCGGCCCCTGCCGGATGGTGGCCCCTGTGGTTGAGGAAATTGCCGACCAGTACGACGGCAAGGTGAAGGTGGTCAAGGTTAACACCGACGAAAACCCCCGCGTAGCCAGCGACTACGGCATTCGTAGCATCCCCACCCTGATGATTTTCAAAGAAGGGCAGCGGGTCGATATGGTGGTGGGTGCAGTGCCCAAAACCACCCTGGCCAACACCCTAGAAAAGTATCTTTAG
- a CDS encoding DUF2973 domain-containing protein encodes MWQIIYIIAFAFLAILAIANLVRNLVLLGNNARNSQAPNAYRNDASRPVPHPELLDQDGQVIREPLLVMRSISVKDAREQLDALYNSDDSDDVKPAS; translated from the coding sequence ATGTGGCAGATCATTTACATTATTGCATTCGCGTTTCTCGCCATTCTGGCCATTGCCAATCTGGTGAGAAACCTGGTGTTGCTGGGCAACAACGCCCGCAATTCCCAAGCTCCCAATGCCTACAGGAATGACGCCAGCCGCCCCGTCCCCCACCCAGAACTGCTGGATCAAGACGGCCAGGTGATTCGAGAACCGCTCCTGGTCATGCGCTCCATTTCCGTCAAAGATGCACGGGAACAGCTCGACGCCCTCTACAACAGCGACGACAGCGACGACGTGAAACCCGCCTCCTAA
- a CDS encoding serine/threonine protein kinase, which translates to MVDSNLGTKLANRYELLEPLGQGSMGRVYLAEDVLLGNVRVAVKFLSQTMMNDKMRERFMQEAMTCAQLGQKSIHVVRVTDYGVNEEGVPFYVMEYLQGQSLSQMINLQPLPIPRFLGLIRQICLGLQAAHEGIMVKTQAHPVPIIHRDIKPSNIMIVHDPTLGELAKILDFGIAKLMQAGADQTNCFMGTLAYASPEQMDGQELDGRSDIYSLGIMMFQMLTGNLPLRASSHTFGGWYKVHQSETPKRMEEVASHLKIPRLLEDLIMRCIAKRPQDRPQTIQEVLNTLEPLEARYINGFRISQRINTTLSRVPVTQPLESAEDVDESQVCRLMVWPPTKPTAEIVFPHAVPTSQGPLATLWAMMPQEEINRRLISTRYNTFICTMSPHPVMLWLTVLYSSTYGARWLPCYLDLKTSSGQDITSLLGQTGSYKLLLFALENPRRCAHVLSCTVAEPQRNMLKEWVVNARSHPDVGALATSRDLLRTEFKTNLKAKVLQRLESLYVDTGSNLSE; encoded by the coding sequence ATGGTTGACTCCAATCTAGGCACTAAACTCGCCAATCGCTACGAGCTACTGGAACCCCTAGGACAAGGATCCATGGGGCGGGTCTATTTGGCTGAGGATGTGCTGCTGGGCAATGTGCGGGTGGCGGTCAAGTTTTTGTCGCAAACCATGATGAACGACAAAATGCGGGAGCGCTTTATGCAAGAAGCGATGACCTGCGCCCAGCTTGGCCAAAAAAGCATCCATGTGGTGCGCGTGACCGACTATGGCGTCAACGAAGAGGGGGTGCCGTTCTATGTGATGGAGTACCTCCAGGGCCAAAGTCTGAGCCAAATGATCAACCTTCAGCCCCTGCCGATCCCGCGCTTTTTGGGGCTGATTCGCCAGATTTGCCTGGGGCTCCAGGCGGCCCACGAGGGCATTATGGTGAAAACCCAGGCCCATCCGGTACCTATCATTCACCGAGATATCAAGCCCAGCAACATCATGATTGTCCACGATCCCACCCTGGGGGAACTGGCCAAAATTCTTGACTTCGGTATTGCCAAGCTGATGCAGGCGGGGGCCGATCAGACCAACTGCTTTATGGGCACCTTGGCCTATGCCTCGCCGGAGCAAATGGATGGGCAGGAGTTGGATGGCCGATCCGACATCTACAGCCTCGGCATCATGATGTTTCAGATGCTGACCGGGAATCTACCGCTACGAGCCAGCAGCCACACCTTTGGCGGGTGGTACAAGGTTCACCAAAGCGAAACTCCCAAGCGCATGGAGGAGGTCGCTAGTCACCTTAAGATCCCTCGGCTGCTGGAAGACTTAATTATGCGCTGCATTGCCAAGCGCCCGCAGGATCGGCCTCAGACCATTCAGGAGGTACTGAATACCCTAGAGCCCCTAGAAGCTCGCTATATCAATGGGTTCCGCATCAGCCAGCGGATCAACACCACCCTCAGCCGGGTGCCCGTGACCCAGCCGCTTGAATCTGCCGAGGACGTGGATGAAAGCCAGGTATGTCGGCTGATGGTGTGGCCTCCCACCAAACCTACCGCCGAAATTGTCTTTCCCCACGCAGTACCGACCAGCCAAGGCCCCCTGGCCACCCTCTGGGCTATGATGCCCCAGGAGGAAATCAACCGCCGCCTGATCAGCACCCGCTACAACACCTTTATTTGCACCATGTCGCCCCATCCGGTCATGCTGTGGCTGACGGTGCTCTACAGCAGCACCTACGGGGCTCGCTGGCTCCCCTGCTACCTCGACCTCAAAACCTCCTCAGGTCAAGACATTACTAGCCTATTGGGGCAAACGGGATCCTACAAACTGCTGCTGTTTGCCCTAGAAAATCCGCGCCGCTGCGCCCATGTGCTGTCTTGCACCGTCGCCGAACCCCAGCGCAACATGCTAAAGGAATGGGTGGTGAATGCCCGCAGCCATCCTGATGTAGGAGCCCTAGCCACCAGCCGCGATCTGCTGCGAACCGAATTTAAAACGAACCTCAAGGCCAAGGTGCTGCAACGGCTAGAGTCTCTTTACGTTGATACCGGATCCAATTTATCCGAGTAA
- a CDS encoding GuaB3 family IMP dehydrogenase-related protein, producing MQLGRGKTVRRAYGIDEIALVPGPRTLDPSLADTHWQIGGIDREIPIIASAMDGVVDVTMAIRLSQLGALGVLNLEGIQTRYADPNPILDKIASVGKEEFVGLMQSLYAEPIKPELITQRIQEIKAGGGIAAVSVTPAGAARFGQTIADAGADLVFVQATVVSTAHLSPESIAPLDLAAFCQAMPMPVILGNCVTYDVALNLMKAGAAGILVGIGPGAACTSRGVLGVGVPQATAVSDCAAARDDYFQETGRYVTIIADGGLVTGGDICKCIACGADGVMIGSPFARASEAPGRGFHWGMATPSPVLPRGTRIRVGTTGTLEQILRGPAQLDDGTHNFLGALQTSMGTLGAKDLKEMQQVEVVIAPSLLTEGKVYQKAQQLGMGK from the coding sequence ATGCAACTTGGTCGTGGCAAAACCGTTCGTAGGGCCTACGGCATTGACGAAATCGCCCTCGTGCCCGGCCCTAGAACCCTGGATCCCTCCCTGGCGGATACCCACTGGCAGATTGGCGGCATTGATCGCGAAATCCCCATCATCGCCAGCGCCATGGATGGCGTGGTGGATGTCACCATGGCCATTCGTTTGTCGCAGTTGGGAGCCTTGGGGGTGCTCAACCTAGAAGGTATCCAAACCCGCTACGCCGACCCCAACCCCATCCTCGACAAAATTGCCTCCGTGGGCAAAGAGGAGTTCGTGGGCCTGATGCAGAGCCTCTACGCCGAGCCCATCAAGCCCGAACTGATTACCCAACGGATTCAGGAAATTAAAGCCGGGGGCGGCATTGCGGCTGTCAGCGTCACCCCCGCCGGAGCCGCTCGCTTTGGTCAAACCATCGCCGACGCCGGAGCTGATCTGGTCTTCGTGCAGGCCACCGTGGTGTCTACAGCCCACCTGTCTCCCGAATCCATTGCGCCCCTGGATTTGGCCGCGTTCTGCCAAGCCATGCCCATGCCTGTCATCCTGGGCAACTGCGTCACCTACGACGTCGCCCTCAACCTGATGAAGGCCGGAGCCGCTGGCATTCTGGTGGGCATTGGCCCCGGTGCCGCCTGTACCTCCCGTGGGGTGCTGGGGGTGGGGGTGCCCCAAGCCACCGCCGTCTCCGACTGCGCCGCCGCCCGCGACGATTACTTCCAGGAAACCGGGCGCTACGTCACCATCATTGCCGATGGCGGTCTCGTCACCGGGGGCGACATCTGTAAGTGCATCGCCTGCGGGGCCGATGGCGTGATGATTGGTTCTCCCTTCGCTCGCGCCTCCGAAGCCCCAGGCCGAGGCTTCCACTGGGGCATGGCCACCCCCAGCCCGGTGCTCCCTCGCGGCACCCGCATTCGGGTCGGCACTACGGGCACCCTAGAGCAAATTCTGCGCGGCCCCGCCCAGCTCGATGACGGCACCCACAACTTCCTAGGTGCACTGCAAACCAGCATGGGCACCCTCGGCGCGAAGGATCTCAAGGAAATGCAGCAGGTGGAAGTGGTGATTGCGCCGTCCCTGCTCACCGAGGGCAAAGTCTACCAAAAGGCCCAACAACTGGGCATGGGCAAATAG
- a CDS encoding anhydro-N-acetylmuramic acid kinase, with product MKPADEEKRDKTMRVIGLISGTSVDGIDVALVEIEGEGYDLQANVLSGFTAPYPDDLRQRILSVCAGQPMALADLADLDEAIAHQFAQAAQRVIDRTGPVDLVASHGQTVFHRPVQGERLAYSVQLGRGASLVRRLGVPTVSNFRQADIDAGGEGAPLVPIVDLCLLSHPQQRRCVQNIGGIGNVTYLPAWDRSQSPQPPAILGWDTGPGNSLIDIAMATLSEGTLTYDADGAWAAQGTPCQELIHDWLQHPYLHQPPPKSTGRELFGWEYFQHCYAAAQHRGLSPTDIVATLTQFTAATIAQSYRSFLPALPDTILVGGGGCRNPVLMAHLQAEFPEIPVNPTDAAGMPASDKEAIAFAVLGYWRWQGFPGNLPAVTGARSAVCLGDLHQP from the coding sequence TTGAAACCTGCTGACGAGGAAAAGCGAGACAAAACCATGCGGGTAATTGGGTTAATCAGCGGAACCTCTGTGGATGGCATTGACGTGGCCCTGGTGGAGATTGAGGGTGAGGGCTACGATCTGCAAGCTAACGTCCTCAGCGGCTTTACTGCACCCTACCCCGACGACCTGCGGCAGCGGATTCTATCGGTCTGTGCCGGACAGCCCATGGCCTTGGCGGATTTGGCGGATCTGGACGAGGCCATTGCCCACCAGTTTGCCCAGGCGGCGCAGCGGGTGATCGACCGCACTGGCCCGGTGGATTTGGTGGCCTCCCACGGCCAAACGGTGTTCCATCGTCCCGTGCAGGGGGAGCGGTTAGCCTACAGTGTGCAGTTGGGGCGGGGGGCGAGTTTGGTGCGGCGGCTGGGCGTTCCCACGGTGAGCAACTTTCGGCAGGCGGACATTGACGCCGGAGGGGAAGGTGCGCCCCTGGTGCCGATTGTAGATTTGTGCCTGCTCAGCCATCCCCAGCAGCGCCGCTGTGTGCAGAACATTGGCGGCATTGGCAATGTGACGTACCTGCCCGCCTGGGATCGGTCGCAATCTCCGCAGCCCCCGGCCATCCTCGGTTGGGACACCGGGCCAGGAAACTCCCTCATCGACATCGCCATGGCCACCCTGTCTGAGGGCACCCTCACCTACGACGCCGACGGAGCCTGGGCCGCCCAGGGCACCCCTTGCCAGGAGTTGATCCACGACTGGCTCCAGCATCCCTACCTGCACCAGCCACCGCCCAAATCCACCGGACGGGAACTCTTTGGCTGGGAGTATTTTCAGCACTGCTATGCCGCCGCCCAGCACCGAGGGCTCAGCCCCACCGATATTGTCGCCACGTTGACCCAGTTCACAGCGGCCACCATTGCCCAATCCTACCGATCTTTCTTGCCCGCCCTGCCCGATACGATCCTGGTGGGCGGGGGCGGCTGTCGCAATCCAGTGCTGATGGCCCACCTCCAAGCCGAGTTCCCGGAGATTCCGGTGAACCCCACCGATGCCGCCGGAATGCCCGCTAGCGACAAGGAAGCCATTGCCTTTGCAGTGCTGGGCTACTGGCGCTGGCAGGGGTTTCCGGGTAATCTGCCAGCGGTCACGGGGGCGCGGTCGGCGGTGTGCCTCGGCGACCTGCACCAGCCCTAG
- a CDS encoding DUF2605 domain-containing protein encodes MPPDHPDNEADTQATLLAQVLSPLLDDFQYWFQRSLTLLEAGPLQGTSAEDQAKLLTRVQQAMAETQTAASLLAVTDGQVGVDPAQVMHWHALVAECWVVARRHRSLSS; translated from the coding sequence ATGCCCCCCGATCATCCCGATAATGAGGCCGACACCCAGGCCACGCTGCTAGCCCAGGTGCTATCGCCATTGCTCGATGACTTTCAATATTGGTTTCAGCGTTCCCTGACCTTACTGGAAGCAGGGCCATTGCAGGGCACCAGCGCCGAGGATCAAGCCAAGCTGCTGACCCGCGTCCAACAGGCCATGGCCGAAACCCAAACGGCGGCTTCGTTACTGGCCGTCACCGATGGCCAAGTGGGCGTTGACCCGGCTCAAGTGATGCACTGGCACGCCCTGGTGGCCGAATGCTGGGTCGTCGCCCGTCGCCATCGATCCCTATCGAGTTAG
- the ureC gene encoding urease subunit alpha: MSYRMDRRAYAETFGPTVGDRIRLADTELIIEVEQDFTTYGDEVKFGGGKVIRDGMGQSPIGREAGAVDTVITNALILDWWGIVKADIGLRDGKIHTIGKAGNPYIQDNIDIIIGPGTEVIAGEGMIATAGGIDTHIHFICPQQIETAIASGVTTMIGGGTGPATGTNATTCSPGAWHLARMLQAAEAFPMNLGFLGKGNSALPEALVEQVKAGAIGLKLHEDWGTTPATIDTCLAVADEYDVQVAIHTDTLNEAGFVEDTIAAFKNRVIHTYHTEGAGGGHAPDIIKVCGEANVLPSSTNPTRPYTRNTLDEHLDMLMVCHHLSPSIPEDIAFAESRIRRETIAAEDILHDLGAFSMIASDSQAMGRVGEVIIRTWQTAHKMKVQRGPLSEDSDRNDNHRAKRYVAKYTINPAITHGIADHVGSIEAGKLADICLWKPAFFGVKPEMVIKGGAIAWAQMGDPNASIPTPQPVHMRPMFGSFSGAMAATSLTFVSKAALELGIPSQLGLTKAAPAVANCRHLTKADMKLNTYQPHMEVNAETYEVRADGQLLTCEPADVLPMAQRYFLF; the protein is encoded by the coding sequence ATGAGCTATCGCATGGATCGCCGCGCCTATGCGGAAACCTTTGGCCCCACGGTGGGCGACCGCATTCGTCTGGCCGACACGGAATTGATCATCGAGGTGGAGCAGGACTTCACCACCTACGGGGACGAGGTGAAATTTGGCGGCGGTAAGGTAATTCGCGACGGCATGGGCCAGTCTCCCATTGGCCGCGAGGCTGGGGCGGTGGATACGGTGATTACCAACGCCCTGATTTTGGACTGGTGGGGCATTGTCAAGGCTGACATTGGCCTGAGGGACGGCAAAATTCACACCATCGGCAAGGCGGGCAACCCCTACATCCAAGACAACATCGACATCATCATTGGCCCCGGCACCGAGGTGATCGCAGGCGAGGGCATGATCGCCACCGCTGGCGGCATCGACACCCACATCCACTTCATTTGTCCGCAGCAGATTGAAACCGCCATTGCCTCTGGCGTTACCACCATGATCGGCGGCGGTACGGGGCCAGCCACGGGGACGAACGCCACCACCTGCTCGCCGGGGGCTTGGCACTTGGCCCGAATGCTGCAAGCGGCGGAAGCCTTCCCGATGAACTTGGGATTCCTGGGCAAAGGCAACAGCGCCCTGCCGGAAGCCCTGGTGGAGCAAGTTAAAGCCGGAGCCATTGGCCTGAAGCTGCACGAAGACTGGGGGACGACCCCCGCCACCATCGACACCTGCCTTGCCGTCGCCGATGAGTACGATGTGCAAGTCGCCATCCACACCGACACTCTCAACGAGGCGGGCTTTGTGGAGGACACCATCGCCGCCTTCAAAAACCGGGTCATCCACACCTACCACACCGAAGGGGCTGGAGGGGGCCACGCGCCCGACATCATCAAGGTCTGCGGCGAGGCCAACGTGCTGCCCTCCTCCACCAACCCTACCCGCCCCTACACCCGCAACACCCTGGACGAACATCTGGATATGCTGATGGTCTGCCACCACCTCAGCCCCAGCATCCCCGAAGACATCGCCTTTGCCGAGTCCCGCATTCGCCGCGAAACCATCGCCGCCGAAGACATCCTTCATGACCTCGGTGCCTTTAGCATGATCGCGTCAGATTCCCAGGCCATGGGGCGCGTCGGGGAAGTGATCATTCGCACCTGGCAAACCGCCCACAAAATGAAGGTGCAGCGGGGGCCACTCAGCGAAGATTCTGACCGCAACGACAACCACCGGGCCAAGCGCTACGTAGCCAAGTACACCATCAACCCCGCCATCACCCACGGCATTGCCGACCATGTGGGTTCCATCGAAGCGGGCAAGCTGGCGGATATTTGCCTGTGGAAACCCGCCTTCTTTGGCGTCAAACCCGAAATGGTGATCAAAGGCGGCGCGATTGCCTGGGCGCAAATGGGCGACCCCAACGCCAGCATCCCCACCCCCCAACCCGTCCACATGCGGCCCATGTTCGGCAGCTTTAGTGGGGCCATGGCGGCGACCTCATTGACCTTTGTTTCCAAAGCCGCCCTGGAGTTGGGCATCCCTAGCCAACTCGGCCTCACCAAAGCCGCCCCCGCCGTGGCCAACTGCCGCCACCTCACCAAGGCCGACATGAAGCTCAACACCTACCAGCCCCACATGGAGGTGAACGCCGAAACCTACGAAGTTCGCGCCGATGGCCAACTCCTCACCTGCGAACCCGCCGATGTGCTGCCCATGGCCCAGCGGTATTTTCTGTTTTAG